GTTCGTGGCGATGTTGATCCGTTCCCTCCGCATGGCGGCCGCGTCGTTGAGCCGGGTGACGGCCTCCCCGTAGAAGGCCTGGTCGCGCGGGGTGGGCGGGTCGTAGGCCTGCAGTGCGTCGTACATCTCGCCGAGCTGTCGGGAGGTGGCCGCGAAGCTCGGTCGGCCCTCGCGCATCTTCGGCCACTGCACCTCGACGACGGCGTGTACGTACTCTCCCACCGCCTTGTCGACCCGCGCCCGTTCTTCGGGCGGGAAGGACCGGGTGGCGCGGACCACCAGGGAGACGTCGGTGGCCTCCTGGGAGACGACCGTCTGGGTGTGGTCCAGCTGGGTCCACAGGGTGACGACGACGAACGCGAGGATGATCCCGTAGATCGCGCCGAACATGCCCAGCACGACGCCGACCATCTCGTTGTGTTCGCCCTCGGCCAGGCGGGGGAACCGACGGCGGGCGAGCGCGCTGCCCGCGACGGCGATCAGCACGATCGAACCGACCATGAGCAGGGTCAGTACGAACGTACTCAGGTGGTTGAGCATCCACAGCGCCACGAGGGGCCTCCCGGGACGTGAGTCGCCGAACGCCGACGGTCGAGGTCAGACGGCAGCCGCCCGCCCGCTCGGCCGCCTGCCCACAGGCTAGGCAGGCCCGCGGCCGGGCCACGACCTCGTAGACCCGCCTGGCCCAGTGCGCGTCCGCCGGATCACCCGGAGCGGCCGGCTCGTCGCCCTTCAGTCGCCCGCCATAGCGTTCACTTTCATTCATTGCAACGAGAGAGCCCATGAGCGTTGCATTAGCCTTACTCCCATTGCAATGAAATCTCCGCCTTGACCTGCAATTATCGCCAATTCGCGCAACACGTGCGTTGCCAGACTCGTGAATGCAACGTAGCTTTTCCTTCATCGGAAACAACGACTCCAAGGAGAACGCACCATGCAGACCTTCGCCACCACCGCCCCCGTCTCCGCCGTCCTCGACATCCCCTCCGGCCGCATCCGCTTCATCGCCGCCGACCGGACCGACACCACGGTCGAGGTCCTGCCCGCCGACGCCTCCAAGAGCCGGGACGTGAAGGCGGCCGAGCAGACCGGGGTCTCCTTCTCGGACGGTGTCCTGCGGATCTCCGTCCCCCCGGCGAAGAACCAGTACTTCGGTCCGTCCGGGGCCGTCGAGGTCACCGTCCAGCTGCCCGCCGGCTCCCGGGTCGACGCGAAGGCGGCCGCCGCCGAGCTGCGCGGGGTCGGGCGGCTCGGCGACGTCACCTTCGAGGGCGCCCAGGCCACCGTCAAGCTCGACGAGACCGCGAGCGCCCGCCTCACCCTCCAGGCCGGCGACATCGCGGTCGGGCGCCTCGGCGGCGACGCCGAGATCAGGACCCGGAAGGGCGACCTGCGGATCGACGAGGCCATGCGCGGCACGGTCGTGCTGCGGACCGAGGCCGGCGAGATCAGCGTCGGCGCCGCCCGTGGCGTCTCCGCCTCCCTCGACGCCGGCACCGCCTACGGCCGGATCCGCAACTCCCTCCGGAACGCCGACGGCGCCGGCGCCGGGCTCAGCATCCGCGCCACCACCTCCTACGGCGACATCACCGCGCGCAGCCTCTGAGCCCGACGCGATGTTCGTGCGAGCATCCGGCCGACAGTGGGTAGGGAGGGCCGTGTGATGTTCTTCGGAGAGCCGTCCCCGACCGTCGTCCGCGCCTGTGTGCGGGACGGCCGGGGCGGCAGCCCCACACTCGTCCTGGACGACGGGCCGTTCGGCGAGGCCGAGCGGCGGCGCCTGCCCGGGGAGGCCGGCGCCTCCCACGCCGTCTTCGTCTCGCCCGGACCCGAGCAGGACGGGCTTCCTCTCTTCTCCCTCCGGTTCTTCACCTCCGCCGGGGAGTTGCCCTCCTGCGGGCACGGGACGATCGCCGCCCTCGGGCACCTCGCCGCACGCGCGGACACCGACTCCACCCGGGTGTCCCTCCGGGTCGCGGGCCGCACCTTCCCCGCCTGGGCCGTACGGAGAGAGAGCCACGTCGAAGCCGGCTTCGCCTACGGGTCCGTGGAGCTGCGCGAGCCGGCCCCGGGCGAGTCCGAACTCGTCCTGCCGGCGCTCGGCATCCGCCCCGACGCCCTCGGGCCGGGGGTCCGGGTCGCCTCCGTCGGGCGCCCCCGGCTGCTGGTCCCGGTCACCTCACGGTCCGAACTCGCCGCCCTCGCCCCGGACATGGAGCGGCTTCGCGAGGCCTGCGACCGCCTCGGGCTCCTTGGCTGTTACGTGCACTCCGCACCGTCGCCCTCGGGGCGGGCCGCCGCCCGGATGTTCGCCCCGTCGATCGGCGTCCCCGAGGACATCGCCAACGCCAACAGCACCGCCTGCCTCGCCGCCCACCTGGCCGGTCACGGCTTCCCCCGCATCGCCGTGGACATGGGGGACTCCCTCGGCAGCCCCGCCACCATCCGGGCCGGGGTGTCCGACTCGGGGGTGCTGCAGTTGGGCGGGGACGTCGTCGTCACGCGTCCCTTTCCGTAGGGCCTGCCGTCTCCTCCGCCCATCGTTCGCTCCAGGCCTCCAGGGGCGCCAGCGCCGTGACGAGTTCCGCCCCCAGGGGGGTGAGCCGGTACTCGTCGTCCCGGCGGGCGAGCAGACGAGCCTCCGTCAGTTCGTCCAGGCGGGTGCTGAGCACGCTGGACGACATCCGCTCGCAGCGGCGCTGGAGTTCGCGGAAGCCGGCCGGCGCCTGGCTCAGCTCCCACAGGACGCGCAGGGCCCAGCGGCGTCCCAGCAGGTCGAGCGCGGCCATGACCGGACGGCCGGAGGCCGATCCCCGCACCGGCCCACCGGGACGTGGTGCCGATCCCCGCACCGGCCCACCGGGACGTGGTGCCGATCCCTGTACTGGTCGACCAGGGCGTGGCGCCGATCCCGTCGCCATGGCTCTCCCCCTCCTTGCGCTTCGTTTTCAGAAGCAGCATAGTGGCGCTTCTGAAAACGAAGCAGGAGGTGCTTCACATGCCGCGCATCGAACCGCTCGTCCCCCCTTACTCCCCCGCCGTCGACCAGGACCTGCGCCGCTGGATGCCGCCCGGCGTCCCCCACGAACCGCTCCTGCTCTTCCGGGTCCTGCACCGCAGCCCCGAGCTCGCGTCCCGCATGTTCGCCCTGGGTGCCGGGCTCCTCGGCCACGGGCTGCTGCCGGCCGCCGACCGTGAGCTCGTCATCGCCCGCGTCACCGCCCGCAGCGGCTGCGCGTACGAGTGGGGCGTCCACGCCGCGACCCTCGCCCCGCGGGCCGGGCTCGGCCCCGAGCTGCTCCGGGCCACCGCCACCACGGACCCGACCCCCGTGGTGTCCGAGCGCCAGGCCGCGCTCCTCGCCGCCGTCGACGAGCTGCACGACACCGCCCGCCTCTCCGAGTCCGCCTGGACCGCCCTGCGCGGCCACTACGAGGACGAGCAGCTCCTCGAACTCCTCGTCCTGGCCGGCTGGTACCGGACCATCAGCTACCTCGCCAACGGGCTGCTCCTGGAGGAGGAGACCTGGGCGGCACCCTTCCCCGGGAGCTGATCCGGCGCGACCGCGTGCAGGGACCCCAGCAGGTGCCGCAGCGCCGGGCCCGGCGGGCCCGGTCGTACGGCCAGCGAGGTGGCGACCGTGAGGCCGGCGAGCGGGCGCACCGCGACCCGGGGGACCGTCGGCAGTCCGCGCACCTCGTAGAAGAGGGTCCACGAAGGCTCCAGGGCCGTGCCGATCTCGGTCAGCGTGGCCTGGAGGTCGCTGAACTCCGGGCCCTGGACCGGCTGGAGCCCGGCCGCCCGGAACGCCCCGGTGACCAGGGCGTGGAAGGGCGGATTCGCCTCCCGGGGCGCGAGCCGCAGCGGGAGCCGGGCCAGTTGCTCCAGGTGCGGCTCCGGTGCGGCGGAGAGGGGGTGCTGCTCGGGCAGGGCGGCGTACAGCGGGTCGCTCCACAGCGGGAGCAGTTCGAGTCCGGGAGCGGCCCCCGGCTCGTCCGGCAGCGCTCGTACGAGAGCCGCGTCCAGCTCTCCGGTGCGTACGGCCTCCAGTCGGCGGGCGACCGGGAGCCGGTGCAGGCGCACCTGCAACCGGGGTGCTGCGGAGGCGAGTGCGGCGAGGACGCGGTTGATGCGGTCTCCCGGGCCGTGGATGCCGCCCAGGCGGAGCACTCCGTCGGCGCCGGCCGCGATGTCGGCGGCCACGCGCGCGGTGTGGTCGGCGGCCGCGAGGACGGCGCGTGCCTCGGGGAGCAGCCGCTCGCCGGCGCCGGAGAGCCGCACGTGCCGGGTGGTGCGCTCGAAGAGCTCGACGCCCCAGGCGCGTTCGAGCCGGCGGATCTGCTGGCTGACCGCCGACTGCACGATGCCGAGCCGCTCGGCGGCCCGGCCGAAACCGCCCTCCTCGGCCACGGCCACGAAGTAGCGCAGCTGCCGCAGCTCCATCACGGCCCCCCTTGGTCTGTCATTCATCACGAACGGTGATCTCTGTCGTCCCCAACCGCCTGTGGTACGGCCTCGCTTCCCCGGATCGAATGGATGCCGACTCCCGAGAAGGAAGGACCGACGATGTCCGAGATCCAGAAGGCGCTGGTCGTGCACGCCGAGGAGGCCGAGCGGATCGGCCTCCCCCACGGCGGCGGGTTCCGCCTGCTCGCCGACGGCCGCGACACCGGAGGCGCGCTCGGGGCCAACCGGCTCTCGCTCGGTGAGGGCGCGGCCGGAGCCCGCCCGCATTTCCACGCGCTGTCGACCGAGCTGTTCCATGTACTGGACGGGGTCGTGCGGTTCACCCTGGACGGCGTGACCTCGATCGTGGCCGCCGGAGGCCTGGTCTCCGTGCCGCCCGGGACGCCGCATTCCTTCGGCGCGGCCCCCGGCTCGGCGGCGGAGCTGCTCGTGGTCCTGACCCCGGGCGTCGACCGCTTCGGCTACTTCCGGGCGCTCGGGCGCATCCAGCACGGCCTGGGGACCTTCGACGACCTTCTGCCCGCGTCCGAACAGGACCGCTACGACGTGCACTTCGTGTGAGGCGTACGGGTCAGGGGGTTCGGGAGCGGGATCCACGCGTCGCGGTCCACGCCCCGCAGGCGCATCAGGGTGAGGGCCTTGACCCGGAGTTCCGGGGCGAAGAGGGCCGCTCGGTCGGCCCGGTTCTCGGAAGTGGCGGGAAGGGCGTCGTACGCGCGCTCGGCGGCGGCCGCGACGAGCGACCAGAGGTGGGTCCCGGCGGCCCGGTCGCGGTCGGCGAGGGCGGAGACGAGGGTGCCGAAGGTCGTGCCGAAGAGGTGGCCGAAAAGCATCGTGCGGAGGACGTCCGGGTCGTCGTCGATCACCTTCCCGCCCACGGGTGTGGCGTCGAAACCGTGCCGGGCGAGGCGGCTCGGGCTCAGCCGGACGTCGGCGAGGTCCCGGTAGACGAGCCGGCGGGGACGGGCGTGCGCGTCGAGCACGACCAGGAGGTTCTGGCCGTGGGCGGCGGGCGCGACGCCCCGGCTCAGGAGGCGGACGAGCGGCGGGACGGCGAGGTCGGCGAAGGCGGCCAGCCAGTCGGCGCCGGATGCGCCCGCGGACTCCAGGAGGGTGTGGATCAGGGGCGGTCCGTCGCCGGCGGGGCGGGCGGCGAGCGCCGCCACCGGCAGGACCGTCTCCCCCTTGCGCGGGCGCGCGGCGGCGGACGGTGACTCGCGGAGCAGGACGGCGAGGTCGGCGCTGGGCTCCCCGCGGACGAGCGCGGAGGCGCCGGCGAGGTTGCGGGTGATGCGGAGGGTGTCGGCCAGGTCGGCCACGACGCTCGACAGCAGGGCCGAGAGGGGCGCGCTGTTCTCCACGCCGCTCGCCGAGATGTCGCGGATCGCGCTGGTCATCCGGGTGCTCAGCGCCGTCTTCAGGTGCGGGCCGCCATCGAGCGGGGCGAGGGTCCGTACGCTCATCAGCGGCCGGGCGGGGATCGCTCCGGTGACGTACGGCTCGTGTCCGAGGCTGGGCAGGACGTGCGCGGTCTGCCAGGGGTGCACGGGCAGCAACAGCCGGTCGCCGTCCCGCAGCCGGTCGGGCCACTCCCCCGCGACGCGGCACCGGTCGGCGGGCACGGCCACGAGGTCGAGGCGGACGACGGGGCGGTGCTCGGGCGCGTACGCCAGCTGCTCGGCGACGGAGAGCCCGGGACGGCTGCGGCAGCAGGGGTGGTACGGGTGCCCGTCGACGACGCTCTGCTCGGCGGAGGCCAGAGGGTCGACGAGGAGTGGCCCGGGGGCCGACGGCGCCGCCCGTGCCGCCCCCGCCCGGGACGACGCCAGAGAGAGTGGCCCGGGGGCCGATCCCGCCGCCCGTGCCGCCCCCGCCCGGGACAGCGCCAGGGAGGCCACGCTGTGGGCGAGTTCGGCGACGAGGGGCTCGGCGCCCGGCAGGCGAAGAGCGGCGAGGAGGGCGGCCGGGTGCTCGTGGGCGCGGCCGTCGAGCCGTACGGTCAGGTCCTCGCCGGGGACCACCAGGTCGTACGGGAGCCGGGGCGGCCCGCTCAGGACCCGGCCGTCGGCGAGCTCCACGCGCCCGGTGTCCGCGTCGCGCGCCGCGACGCCGGGCAGCGGCTCGTGGAGCAGCGCGCGCCAGAGCCGCCCGAGGACCGCCGCCCGGGCCGGAACCAGCTCCTGCCGCCAGGCGGCGAGAAGCCCGGGGGCGAGGAGCCGGGGAGCGAGGTCCGCGAGCTCGTCGGCGAAGGCGGCAAAGGCGGCGAAGGCGGCCTCGGCGGCGCCCGGCGGGTCCGCGCCCGCCGCCGCCTCGGGGGCGCGCGGTTCGTCGCGGGCGCTCGTATCGTGATCCGGAGCGGAGTGCATGAAGGCTCACTACCCTGCGCAGGATGTCCCTACCGGTGGACGACCTGCCGGGGCACGGGTGGAAGGCGCTGTCGTGAGTGAAGCCAAGGGCCGGGCCGACGCCCTGTCGGCCACCGCCCTCCTCAACTGCCTGATCCGGGAGGTCGCCGAGACCGGGCCGCGCCCCGGCGCCGGCCACGTCGTCCACCGGCTCCCCGCGACCGGCCGGCTGCTGCGGGTGCGGGCCGGCCGCCGGCCCACCGAGCCCTGCGTCCGTACCGACGGCGGCTGGCTCCCGCTGACCTTCGACGCCCTCGTGGCCCTGACCGCCGACGAGCTCGGCCGCCGCACCGGCGTCACCAACAGGACCGTCCTCCGCGAGATGACGGACAGCCGGGACGTCGTCGCCGCGCTCCAGCACGCGCGCGCGTGCGCCCGCCCCCCGGAGGACCCGTACCTGCGGTCCGAGCAGGCCCTGCTCGCCGGGCACCGGTACCACCCCGCCCCCAAGGCCCGCGGCACCGGCGCCCCGGAGAGCTGGCTGCCCTACGCGCCCGAGGCCTACGCCCGCTTCCCGCTGGAGCTCCTCGGCGTCCGTGCGGACGTCGTCGCGGAGGACGGTGACCTGTCGCTCCTCGACCCGCTCCTGACCGCGTGCCCCGACGGTTACGTCCCTCTTCCCATCCACCCCTGGGAGCTCGATCTCCTCGGCGACCTGCCCGCCTTCCGCGACGGGCGGCTGCTCCGGCTCGGGCCCGGCGCCCCGCGCGCGGGGCACGCCGTCGCGACCTCCTCGGTGCGGACCGTGTACCTGCCGGGGATCGACACCTTCTGCAAGTTCAGCCTCGACGTGCAGATCACCAACGGGAACCGCCGTCTGGAGCTGCGCGACCTCCTCTGGCTGCGGACGGTCGGCGAGCTCCTCGCGCCCGCCTTCGAACCCCTCCCCACCGCGAGCTTCCTCGCCGACCGGGGCTACCGCACCGCCGACCTCGGCGGGCAGCACGCCTACGAGGGCTTCGCGGTGATCGCCCGCGAGGGTCTGCGGCCGCATCTGCTGCCCGGGGTGACACCGCTGCTCGCGGCGGGCATCGGCGAGGGCTTCCCCGGCAACCCGCTCGACGGGCTCACCCCCGAGCGGGCGCTCCTGTGGTGGCAGCGCTACCTCGACCAGCTGGTGCCGCCGGTCCTGCACGCCTGGCGGGCGCACGGCCTGGTCCTGGAATGCCATCTGCAGAACGTCCTGGTCGGCGTGGACGCCGCCGGTCTCCCCGCGCAGGTGGTCTTCCGCGACCACGAGGGGATACGGATCGTCGCCGAGCGGCACCGGGCGCTCCTGGACCGGTACGCGTCCCGCGGGCCCGCACCGGTCCTGGACGCGGCGCACGGCTGGGAGCGGCTCGTGTACTGCCTGGTGACGAACAACCTCTCCGAGATCGCCGGCGCCCTCACCGACCGCCACCCGGAGCTCGCCGCCGAGCTGTGGCCCCGGGCGCGGGCGGTGTTCGCCGGGTACGCGGCGGAGCACGGAGGTCCGGCGGAGATCACCGGGCTGCTCGGCTCGCCCCACGTGCCCGCCAAGACCAACCTGCTCCTGCGCTGGCTCGACGTGGACGGCGCCGACGCCCGCTACGTCCCCCTGGCCAATCCGCTGAGGACGGCCGTCAGCGGACCGGGCGGTTCAGCCTGACCCGTACGAGCGTGGTCTCCACGCCGCTGTCGACGAGCCGGCCGTCGGTGTCGAAGGCCTCCGGGCCGTCCGTCATCCCGAAGTCGTTGTCGTTCAGGAGGACGAGGGTCGAGGAGCCTTCGACGGCGACGCCCTCGATCTTGCCGGGCACGCCCTCGACGGTGTTGAGGTCGATCACGAGCCGCTTGTCGAGCACCGGCACCTCGGCGGCCGCCGCGTCGTCGAGCTGCTCCAGGGTGGGTCCGGCGGCCGTGTCCCAGTTCGAGCCGAGGATGTCGGAGCCGCGGCGGAGGCGGACCTCGTAGAGGCGGGCGGCCTTGTCGGTGCGCTCCTGCACGAGGAGGCGGTCGCCGCCGACGGCGACGAGCGCGGAGAGCTTCAGCTCGGAGGTCTTCGTCTGGCCGGGCTCGACGACGCCGACGGCGTCGAAGCGGTAGGCGTACTCGGCGGTGACCCGGTTCTCGCGGGGCGAGAAGCGCAGCAGCCGGGTGGTGCGGGAGTTCTCCCCGGAGACCTTGTCGGGGTTGAGCAGCGGGCTCTGCAGGCCGAGGACGAGATCGCCGTCGGGCAGCAGCGCGAGGCCCTCGAAGCCGCGGTTGACCTTGCGCTGGAGGAAGATCGACGGCAGCGACTCGACGACCGGGTAGTCGGTGCCGGCGAGGTGGAGGCCCTGGGGGACGTGGCGGGCGAGGACCCGGCCCTTCGCGGAGACGTGCACGAGCGAGGGCCCGTACTCGTCGACCAGCCAGAAGCTGCCGTCCCGGTCCCGGACGAGGCCCTCGGTGTCCAGGCCGTTCGGGTTGTACGGGAGCGGGGTGGAGGCGTCGTAGGTGTACGGGGCCTCGTCGCGGCCGGGCTGGTTCGGCAGGCCCGTCACGGGGGCGCCGGAGGCGGTGGTGAGCGGGATGGACTTCAGGACCTGGATCCGGTCGCCGACGGTGCGGATCTTCACGATGGCCGGGTCGAAGCCGGGCACGGGGAAGGTGCGCCGCTTGTCCTTGCCGACGGTGATCTGGCCGTTGGGGCCCCGGTCGGTGACGGTCCAGTACTCGCCGCGACGGCCGGCCGGGTAGAGGTCGCTGCCGATGCCGCCGAGGTCGACGCTCCGGTCGTCGGCGACGCTGCCCGGCAGCAGGCCGTTGCTGAAGCCGGCCAGCGGGATGTCGGGGAGGGTCGAGGTGGAGACGACCCGGGCGGCGGGGTCGTCGTGGTGCGCCGGCGTGGCGTCGGCCGTCCCCACGACCACCGAGCACGCGAGCGCGGCGGACAGCGGCAGGACGACGAGGGCGGGCCGGCGCAGGAGGCGCGGATTCATCTGAACTCCCTGGATGACATGGAAAGTCGCCGGTGAGGGCGGCCTCATGGTCCAGTCCTTCGCGCAACACGGAGCGACGTGTTCGCGACGTCCGGGCGAGTCCTGGGTGAACGCGCGCCTCCCCGCACCTCACTCAGTACCGGTCGAGGATGAGCTGCGTCTTGAGGATGTCGCCGTGGTGCAGCCAGCCGTTGGCCTCGGCGACGGCGACGGCGTCCGCGTGCAGGTCGGCCGCGTCGGCGTACGAGTCGGTCTTGAAGGACAGCTCGACGACGTACTCCGTGCCCGTCCCGTTCGCGCCGACGACGGGCAGCACCTCGATGCTCGCGTCGTCGGAGGGGCCCCAGGCGCCCCCGTACACCTTGGCGGTGACCGGCCCGTGGGCGCGGGAGGCCTGGAGGGTGGTCCTGCCCCAGCCGGTGCTGTTCCAGTTCTCCAGCTTGCCGGGGATGTCGTTGACGAGCCAGGTGCGGCCGGTGGTGCTCGTCGGCATGGCGGTGCCGGAGTAGCCGCTGGAGCTGTGGGACTTCTCGGTGGAGAAGCTGAGGGTCTGCTTGGCGTATCCCCAGTCGACCTCGGCGTCGTAGTTGGTGTCGCCGCTGTCGAAGCCGGCGGCGTTGGCCGTGGTGAGGGCGGCGTCGATGTCGCCGTTCGTCACCGGGAAGCGCTTCTTGTACGTCTCCTCGAACGACGAGCCGCTCTTGTGGCGCAGGCGGACGCTCCAGCCCTGGGCGTCGAGCGCGAGCGCGTCGGTGTCGTAGTAGCTGTACGAGCGGGCCTTGGCCGAACCGGTGATGCCGAAGGCCGACTTGACCGCCGTGCTCGGGGCGAAGCTCGCGTCGAGGGCCGCCGCGGTGAGGTTGATCTTCACCTCGTACGTCGGGACGGCGTTGGCCGCGGCGTACGCCGGCGTGGTCGGGGCGAGCAGGGCGGCGGCGGCGGCGAGGGCGACGGCGGAGCCGACGGTGGCCGGGCGCGTGGCCCGAGGCAGGAAGGTCATGCGCCGATGCTCACGAGCGCGGGTGAGGACCGCGTGACCCGCGGACGTGGCCCGGGTGAACCGGCGGCGTCGGGAAACCGGGCCGCGCTACGGCACGTACTTCCCCTCGGGCCGCTGATGGGCGCCGGGAACTTCGTTGCCGTCGGCGTCGGTGACCGTGGCGAAGAAGGACGTGGCCCAGACCGTGATGCGTCCCGGCTCGTGCGCGGTCTCGAAGGGGTGGTCGTCCCAGCGCCCGTACGAGGTCACCCTGACGGCCTCCCCGGGGCGCAGCCAGTAGTCCTGCCCGAAGGGCTCCAGCCAGAGTTCGAGGAGCGCGTCGCCGTCGTTCTGCACGAGCAGCGGAACGGGATGGCCGAGCCGCTGGACGGCCTCGTGGCCGAAGTCCCCGGCCTTCGGCATGTTCTCGGTGAGCGCGGCGGTCATCCGCGCGGCCGGGGTGGGCTGTTGGGCCTGGTGCCGTTTGCTCCGTCTCCACATGGCCACGATTGTCTCCTCCTGCTCCTCGGCGGGTCCCCCTACCGCAGCAGCAGGTTCGCGCCCACGTCCTCCGGGACGGCCTCGCGGACCGGGGTGCTGTCGGGGCCCGGACGGTGTGCGCCGGGGACGGG
This is a stretch of genomic DNA from Streptomyces sp. R44. It encodes these proteins:
- a CDS encoding DUF4239 domain-containing protein; this translates as MALWMLNHLSTFVLTLLMVGSIVLIAVAGSALARRRFPRLAEGEHNEMVGVVLGMFGAIYGIILAFVVVTLWTQLDHTQTVVSQEATDVSLVVRATRSFPPEERARVDKAVGEYVHAVVEVQWPKMREGRPSFAATSRQLGEMYDALQAYDPPTPRDQAFYGEAVTRLNDAAAMRRERINIATNELPVLLQVLVYGGAVVIILLTFLYGLRSLKMQFLFVATVAGLIGFSLLLVLVLDRPFAGDLTVSSQPFKESSLSRFWPQGALGSP
- a CDS encoding DUF4097 family beta strand repeat-containing protein gives rise to the protein MQTFATTAPVSAVLDIPSGRIRFIAADRTDTTVEVLPADASKSRDVKAAEQTGVSFSDGVLRISVPPAKNQYFGPSGAVEVTVQLPAGSRVDAKAAAAELRGVGRLGDVTFEGAQATVKLDETASARLTLQAGDIAVGRLGGDAEIRTRKGDLRIDEAMRGTVVLRTEAGEISVGAARGVSASLDAGTAYGRIRNSLRNADGAGAGLSIRATTSYGDITARSL
- a CDS encoding PhzF family phenazine biosynthesis protein codes for the protein MFFGEPSPTVVRACVRDGRGGSPTLVLDDGPFGEAERRRLPGEAGASHAVFVSPGPEQDGLPLFSLRFFTSAGELPSCGHGTIAALGHLAARADTDSTRVSLRVAGRTFPAWAVRRESHVEAGFAYGSVELREPAPGESELVLPALGIRPDALGPGVRVASVGRPRLLVPVTSRSELAALAPDMERLREACDRLGLLGCYVHSAPSPSGRAAARMFAPSIGVPEDIANANSTACLAAHLAGHGFPRIAVDMGDSLGSPATIRAGVSDSGVLQLGGDVVVTRPFP
- a CDS encoding winged helix-turn-helix transcriptional regulator, coding for MAALDLLGRRWALRVLWELSQAPAGFRELQRRCERMSSSVLSTRLDELTEARLLARRDDEYRLTPLGAELVTALAPLEAWSERWAEETAGPTERDA
- a CDS encoding carboxymuconolactone decarboxylase family protein; protein product: MPRIEPLVPPYSPAVDQDLRRWMPPGVPHEPLLLFRVLHRSPELASRMFALGAGLLGHGLLPAADRELVIARVTARSGCAYEWGVHAATLAPRAGLGPELLRATATTDPTPVVSERQAALLAAVDELHDTARLSESAWTALRGHYEDEQLLELLVLAGWYRTISYLANGLLLEEETWAAPFPGS
- a CDS encoding LysR family transcriptional regulator, coding for MELRQLRYFVAVAEEGGFGRAAERLGIVQSAVSQQIRRLERAWGVELFERTTRHVRLSGAGERLLPEARAVLAAADHTARVAADIAAGADGVLRLGGIHGPGDRINRVLAALASAAPRLQVRLHRLPVARRLEAVRTGELDAALVRALPDEPGAAPGLELLPLWSDPLYAALPEQHPLSAAPEPHLEQLARLPLRLAPREANPPFHALVTGAFRAAGLQPVQGPEFSDLQATLTEIGTALEPSWTLFYEVRGLPTVPRVAVRPLAGLTVATSLAVRPGPPGPALRHLLGSLHAVAPDQLPGKGAAQVSSSRSSPLAR
- a CDS encoding cupin domain-containing protein; this encodes MSEIQKALVVHAEEAERIGLPHGGGFRLLADGRDTGGALGANRLSLGEGAAGARPHFHALSTELFHVLDGVVRFTLDGVTSIVAAGGLVSVPPGTPHSFGAAPGSAAELLVVLTPGVDRFGYFRALGRIQHGLGTFDDLLPASEQDRYDVHFV
- a CDS encoding IucA/IucC family siderophore biosynthesis protein; the protein is MHSAPDHDTSARDEPRAPEAAAGADPPGAAEAAFAAFAAFADELADLAPRLLAPGLLAAWRQELVPARAAVLGRLWRALLHEPLPGVAARDADTGRVELADGRVLSGPPRLPYDLVVPGEDLTVRLDGRAHEHPAALLAALRLPGAEPLVAELAHSVASLALSRAGAARAAGSAPGPLSLASSRAGAARAAPSAPGPLLVDPLASAEQSVVDGHPYHPCCRSRPGLSVAEQLAYAPEHRPVVRLDLVAVPADRCRVAGEWPDRLRDGDRLLLPVHPWQTAHVLPSLGHEPYVTGAIPARPLMSVRTLAPLDGGPHLKTALSTRMTSAIRDISASGVENSAPLSALLSSVVADLADTLRITRNLAGASALVRGEPSADLAVLLRESPSAAARPRKGETVLPVAALAARPAGDGPPLIHTLLESAGASGADWLAAFADLAVPPLVRLLSRGVAPAAHGQNLLVVLDAHARPRRLVYRDLADVRLSPSRLARHGFDATPVGGKVIDDDPDVLRTMLFGHLFGTTFGTLVSALADRDRAAGTHLWSLVAAAAERAYDALPATSENRADRAALFAPELRVKALTLMRLRGVDRDAWIPLPNPLTRTPHTKCTS
- a CDS encoding IucA/IucC family siderophore biosynthesis protein; translation: MSEAKGRADALSATALLNCLIREVAETGPRPGAGHVVHRLPATGRLLRVRAGRRPTEPCVRTDGGWLPLTFDALVALTADELGRRTGVTNRTVLREMTDSRDVVAALQHARACARPPEDPYLRSEQALLAGHRYHPAPKARGTGAPESWLPYAPEAYARFPLELLGVRADVVAEDGDLSLLDPLLTACPDGYVPLPIHPWELDLLGDLPAFRDGRLLRLGPGAPRAGHAVATSSVRTVYLPGIDTFCKFSLDVQITNGNRRLELRDLLWLRTVGELLAPAFEPLPTASFLADRGYRTADLGGQHAYEGFAVIAREGLRPHLLPGVTPLLAAGIGEGFPGNPLDGLTPERALLWWQRYLDQLVPPVLHAWRAHGLVLECHLQNVLVGVDAAGLPAQVVFRDHEGIRIVAERHRALLDRYASRGPAPVLDAAHGWERLVYCLVTNNLSEIAGALTDRHPELAAELWPRARAVFAGYAAEHGGPAEITGLLGSPHVPAKTNLLLRWLDVDGADARYVPLANPLRTAVSGPGGSA
- a CDS encoding esterase-like activity of phytase family protein, whose protein sequence is MNPRLLRRPALVVLPLSAALACSVVVGTADATPAHHDDPAARVVSTSTLPDIPLAGFSNGLLPGSVADDRSVDLGGIGSDLYPAGRRGEYWTVTDRGPNGQITVGKDKRRTFPVPGFDPAIVKIRTVGDRIQVLKSIPLTTASGAPVTGLPNQPGRDEAPYTYDASTPLPYNPNGLDTEGLVRDRDGSFWLVDEYGPSLVHVSAKGRVLARHVPQGLHLAGTDYPVVESLPSIFLQRKVNRGFEGLALLPDGDLVLGLQSPLLNPDKVSGENSRTTRLLRFSPRENRVTAEYAYRFDAVGVVEPGQTKTSELKLSALVAVGGDRLLVQERTDKAARLYEVRLRRGSDILGSNWDTAAGPTLEQLDDAAAAEVPVLDKRLVIDLNTVEGVPGKIEGVAVEGSSTLVLLNDNDFGMTDGPEAFDTDGRLVDSGVETTLVRVRLNRPVR